In Gossypium raimondii isolate GPD5lz chromosome 12, ASM2569854v1, whole genome shotgun sequence, a single window of DNA contains:
- the LOC105762843 gene encoding phospholipase D delta isoform X1, translated as MGRDKFPSKREIEGATFLHGELDFWIIEAKSLPNMDLNSDRMRRLFSMCSSGNKKKASIKPFGKTSSKHTMNTSDPYVSVCLLGATVAQSRIISNCENPVWDEHFVVPVAHPVGKIEFHVKDNDVLGAELIGVVEIAVEKVVTGDEISGWFAIVGNSKSDRNPELHVSLQYKPVSVNPIYQQGVGRGPDYTGVPYTYFPLRKGGNITLYQDAHVPESMLPEIPLDNGKSFKQGSCWEDICHAILDARHLIYVVGWSVFHPIKLVRESTKPLPEEGQLSLGELLKYKSQEGVRVILLIWDDKTSHDKLLLKTEGVMQTHDEETRKFFKRTNVHCVLSPRYASSKLSFFKQQVVGTLFTHHQKCVILDSQGSGETRKITAFVGGLDLCDGRYDTPEHRLFQDLDTIFKGDFHNPTFPTNAYGPRQPWHDQHCKVEGPAAYDILTNFEQRWRKVSKWRDFKVRKVSPWQDDALIKLDRIPSIACPSLGSDGDSVVHVREEKDPENWHVQVFRSIDSGSVKGFPKDVKQAAAQNLICGKNLKVDMSVHTAYIKAIRSAQHFIYIENQYFIGSSYYWPSYKNAGADNLVPMELALKIAGKIRANERFAVYIVIPMWPEGAPTSNAVQEILYFQGQTVTMMYSIIAKELLKAGLSDQYHPQDYLNFYCLGKREPPTSESSTKLNHHKDNRELVLAFLIFIFIFMCPVALYWINSSNLLLFWQALVQKFRRFMVYVHAKGMIVDDEYIIMGSANINQRSLEGSRDTEIAMGAYQPHYTWAVKKSHPHGQVYGYRMSLWAEQMGKLDDNFQDPKSLDCVKLVNEIAKSNWKAYVEDEYCELTGHLMQYPYEIGRDGTVNPIPGHETFPDVGGKVLGASTNLPDVLTT; from the exons ATGGGTCGTGACAAATTCCCAAGCAAAAGGGAGATTGAGGGAGCAACTTTCCTTCATGGCGAACTTGATTTCTGGATTATAGAAGCTAAATCTCTTCCAAATATGGATTTAAATTCAGACAGAATGAGGAGATTGTTTTCAATGTGTAGCTCTGGAAACAAAAAGAAGGCCTCTATCAAGCCCTTTGGCAAGACCTCTAGCAAGCATACTATGAATACTAGTGACCCTTATGTATCTGTTTGCCTTTTGGGGGCTACAGTTGCGCAATCTAGAATAATTTCTAATTGCGAGAACCCCGTGTGGGATGAACATTTTGTTGTGCCAGTTGCACACCCTGTAGGAAAAATTGAGTTTCATGTCAAGGACAATGATGTTCTAGGTGCTGAACTTATAGGAGTAGTTGAGATAGCAGTTGAAAAGGTCGTTACCGGAGATGAAATTAGTGGTTGGTTTGCTATTGTTGGTAATTCTAAGAGTGATCGAAATCCTGAACTGCATGTTTCTCTTCAGTATAAACCAGTGAGTGTAAACCCTATATATCAACAAGGTGTAGGGAGGGGACCAGATTACACGGGGGTTCCATATACATATTTCCCTCTCCGTAAAGGGGGGAATATAACCCTTTATCAGGATGCTCATGTACCTGAGTCCATGCTACCTGAAATTCCACTTGATAATGGAAAAAGTTTTAAGCAAGGCAGTTGTTGGGAAGACATATGCCATGCCATTCTGGATGCACGTCATCTCATATATGTAGTTGGTTGGTCTGTCTTCCATCCTATAAAACTTGTGAGGGAATCAACAAAGCCTTTACCGGAGGAAGGCCAGCTTTCTTTGGGAGAGTTGTTGAAATACAAGTCGCAAGAAGGGGTCCGTGTGATTTTGCTGATCTGGGATGATAAAACTTCACATGACAAGCTTCTGTTGAAAACG GAAGGTGTTATGCAGACTCATGATGAAGAGACTAGAAAGTTTTTCAAACGCACAAATGTTCATTGTGTTCTCTCTCCGCGCTATGCAAGCAGCAAACTTAGTTTTTTCAAGCAACAG GTCGTGGGAACCCTTTTCACACATCATCAGAAGTGCGTGATTCTTGACTCCCAAGGCTCAGGAGAAACTCGGAAAATAACTGCTTTTGTTGGTGGTCTAGATTTATGCGATGGTAGATATGACACACCTGAACACCGGCTCTTTCAAGATCTTGACACTATCTTTAAGGGTGATTTCCATAATCCTACATTTCCT ACTAACGCATATGGCCCAAGGCAACCATGGCATGATCAACACTGCAAAGTGGAGGGCCCTGCTGCATATGACATATTGACTAATTTTGAGCAAAGATGGAGAAAGGTTTCAAAATGGCGTGACTTCAAGGTAAGAAAGGTCAGTCCTTGGCAGGATGACGCCTTGATAAAGCTAGACCGTATTCCATCAATAGCATGTCCCTCTCTTGGTTCTGATGGAGACTCAGTTGTGCATGTTAGAGAAGAAAAAGACCCAGAGAATTGGCATGTGCAG GTTTTCCGGTCCATTGATTCTGGATCTGTAAAAGGATTTCCTAAGGATGTTAAGCAAGCTGCAGCTCAG AACCTTATCTGTGGAAAGAACTTGAAGGTAGACATGAGCGTCCACACAGCTTATATAAAAGCAATAAGATCGGCACAACactttatatatatagagaATCAGTATTTCATTGGATCTTCATATTATTGGCCATCCTACAAAAATGCAG GTGCTGATAACTTAGTCCCTATGGAGCTGGCCCTGAAAATTGCTGGAAAAATCCGTGCAAATGAGCGCTTTGCGGTGTATATAGTAATACCTATGTGGCCAGAGGGTGCGCCAACTAGCAATGCTGTGCaggaaatattatattttcag GGACAAACCGTGACCATGATGTACTCGATCATTGCAAAAGAACTACTAAAAGCAGGCCTTTCTGATCAATATCATCCACAAGATTATTTGAACTTCTATTGCCTCGGTAAACGTGAGCCTCCAACTTCAGAAAGTTCAACTAAACTAAATCACCATAAGGATAACCGTGAACTGGTATTagcttttcttatttttatttttatttttatgtgtcCTGTGGCATTATATTGGATTAACTCTAGCAATCTGCTCTTATTTTGGCAGGCATTGGTGCAAAAGTTCCGCAGATTCATGGTATATGTTCATGCAAAAGGGATGATAGTGGATGATGAATATATTATAATGGGATCTGCTAACATTAACCAGAGATCCTTAGAAGGTTCAAGGGACACCGAGATAGCTATGGGTGCTTACCAGCCACATTATACATGGGCAGTAAAGAAATCCCACCCACATGGCCAG GTTTATGGTTACCGGATGTCTCTGTGGGCCGAGCAAATGGGAAAACTCGATGATAATTTCCAGGATCCAAAAAGCCTGGACTGTGTAAAACTTGTTAATGAGATTGCCAAAAGTAACTGGAAAGCCTATGTGGAGGATGAATACTGCGAATTGACGGGACACTTGATGCAGTATCCATATGAAATTGGAAGAGACGGGACGGTTAATCCAATCCCGGGCCATGAAACGTTTCCTGATGTTGGTGGTAAAGTTCTTGGAGCCTCAACCAACCTTCCTGATGTTCTAACAACTTAA
- the LOC105762842 gene encoding uncharacterized protein At4g06598 isoform X1 translates to MANSKGSTNIRDSIYAGKHALLPPKCPFPTVSQPFTDYVSNNVIGLVQNPREGNTHHMRTSSESFLIEDQPSWLDDLLNEPDITPMRRGGHRRSSSDSFAYIDVSNARNLDYAAQEEYRYKNMISAPSWASLEFDYHSKTDAQLAAFYNDVNLVKQKNRPWDSSLNAVTHSSGLPSRRENSILQGSGSSCALKEVESAPSTASEKQDSAESSSLEAKVYSEKKDNSYAKSSSSDSDTKRAKQQFAQRSRVRKLQYIAELERNVQALQAEGSEVSAELEFLNQQNLILNMENKALKQRLESLAQEQLIKHLEHEVLEREIGRLRVLYQQQQQQQQQHQKQKPSSSSSSSHRPSSSRDLDSQFANLSLKHKDANSGHDPLPAPLCN, encoded by the exons ATGGCGAATTCCAAGGGATCAACAAACATAAGAGATTCGATATATGCTGGAAAGCATGCTTTACTTCCTCCAAAATGTCCCTTCCCTACAGTCTCCCAACCATTTACTGATTATGTCTCCAACAATGTAATTGGATTGGTTCAAAATCCTAGAGAGGGAAATACACACCACATGCGCACTTCTTCTGAAAGCTTTCTGATAGAGGATCAACCCTCTTGGCTTGATGATCTCCTTAATGAGCCAGATATTACTCCTATGCGCAGAGGAGGTCATCGACGTTCATCGAGTGACTCTTTTGCATACATTGATGTATCTAATGCTCGTAACCTTGATTATGCAGCGCAAGAGGAGTAcagatataaaaatatgatttctgCACCTTCTTGGGCATCTCTGGAATTTGATTATCACAGTAAAACAGATGCTCAGCTTGCTGCTTTTTACAATgatgtgaacttagtaaaacaAAAGAACAGGCCATGGGATTCATCTTTGAATGCTGTGACTCATTCAAGTGGGCTTCCTTCTCGTAGAGAAAATTCCATTCTTCAGGGTTCGGGATCATCATGTGctttaaaagaagtagagagTGCTCCATCAACAGCAAGTGAAAAACAAGATTCTGCTGAATCTTCCTCTCTTGAGGCAAAAGTTTATTCTGAGAAAAAAGATAATTCTTATGCTAAGTCTTCGTCATCTGACAGTGATACAAAACGTGCAAAGCA GCAGTTTGCTCAACGCTCAAGGGTGCGTAAACTTCAGTACATAGCTGAGCTGGAAAGAAATGTTCAGGCTTTGCAG GCAGAAGGATCTGAAGTTTCAGCTGAGCTTGAATTCCTCAACCAGCAGAATCTTATTCTTAACATGGAGAACAAAGCTCTTAAACAGCGTTTAGAGAGTTTAGCCCAGGAGCAGCTTATCAAACATC TTGAGCATGAAGTATTGGAGAGGGAGATTGGTAGGCTTCGAGTCTTGTaccagcagcagcagcagcagcagcaacaacaTCAAAAGCAGAagccatcatcatcatcatcatctagCCATCGGCCCTCCAGCAGTAGAGATCTTGATTCCCAATTTGCGAACCTCTCTCTGAAACACAAGGATGCCAATTCAGGTCATGACCCTCTACCCGCACCACTCTgcaattaa
- the LOC105762843 gene encoding phospholipase D delta isoform X2: MGRDKFPSKREIEGATFLHGELDFWIIEAKSLPNMDLNSDRMRRLFSMCSSGNKKKASIKPFGKTSSKHTMNTSDPYVSVCLLGATVAQSRIISNCENPVWDEHFVVPVAHPVGKIEFHVKDNDVLGAELIGVVEIAVEKVVTGDEISGWFAIVGNSKSDRNPELHVSLQYKPVSVNPIYQQGVGRGPDYTGVPYTYFPLRKGGNITLYQDAHVPESMLPEIPLDNGKSFKQGSCWEDICHAILDARHLIYVVGWSVFHPIKLVRESTKPLPEEGQLSLGELLKYKSQEGVRVILLIWDDKTSHDKLLLKTEGVMQTHDEETRKFFKRTNVHCVLSPRYASSKLSFFKQQVVGTLFTHHQKCVILDSQGSGETRKITAFVGGLDLCDGRYDTPEHRLFQDLDTIFKGDFHNPTFPTNAYGPRQPWHDQHCKVEGPAAYDILTNFEQRWRKVSKWRDFKVRKVSPWQDDALIKLDRIPSIACPSLGSDGDSVVHVREEKDPENWHVQVFRSIDSGSVKGFPKDVKQAAAQNLICGKNLKVDMSVHTAYIKAIRSAQHFIYIENQYFIGSSYYWPSYKNAGADNLVPMELALKIAGKIRANERFAVYIVIPMWPEGAPTSNAVQEILYFQGQTVTMMYSIIAKELLKAGLSDQYHPQDYLNFYCLGKREPPTSESSTKLNHHKDNRELALVQKFRRFMVYVHAKGMIVDDEYIIMGSANINQRSLEGSRDTEIAMGAYQPHYTWAVKKSHPHGQVYGYRMSLWAEQMGKLDDNFQDPKSLDCVKLVNEIAKSNWKAYVEDEYCELTGHLMQYPYEIGRDGTVNPIPGHETFPDVGGKVLGASTNLPDVLTT; this comes from the exons ATGGGTCGTGACAAATTCCCAAGCAAAAGGGAGATTGAGGGAGCAACTTTCCTTCATGGCGAACTTGATTTCTGGATTATAGAAGCTAAATCTCTTCCAAATATGGATTTAAATTCAGACAGAATGAGGAGATTGTTTTCAATGTGTAGCTCTGGAAACAAAAAGAAGGCCTCTATCAAGCCCTTTGGCAAGACCTCTAGCAAGCATACTATGAATACTAGTGACCCTTATGTATCTGTTTGCCTTTTGGGGGCTACAGTTGCGCAATCTAGAATAATTTCTAATTGCGAGAACCCCGTGTGGGATGAACATTTTGTTGTGCCAGTTGCACACCCTGTAGGAAAAATTGAGTTTCATGTCAAGGACAATGATGTTCTAGGTGCTGAACTTATAGGAGTAGTTGAGATAGCAGTTGAAAAGGTCGTTACCGGAGATGAAATTAGTGGTTGGTTTGCTATTGTTGGTAATTCTAAGAGTGATCGAAATCCTGAACTGCATGTTTCTCTTCAGTATAAACCAGTGAGTGTAAACCCTATATATCAACAAGGTGTAGGGAGGGGACCAGATTACACGGGGGTTCCATATACATATTTCCCTCTCCGTAAAGGGGGGAATATAACCCTTTATCAGGATGCTCATGTACCTGAGTCCATGCTACCTGAAATTCCACTTGATAATGGAAAAAGTTTTAAGCAAGGCAGTTGTTGGGAAGACATATGCCATGCCATTCTGGATGCACGTCATCTCATATATGTAGTTGGTTGGTCTGTCTTCCATCCTATAAAACTTGTGAGGGAATCAACAAAGCCTTTACCGGAGGAAGGCCAGCTTTCTTTGGGAGAGTTGTTGAAATACAAGTCGCAAGAAGGGGTCCGTGTGATTTTGCTGATCTGGGATGATAAAACTTCACATGACAAGCTTCTGTTGAAAACG GAAGGTGTTATGCAGACTCATGATGAAGAGACTAGAAAGTTTTTCAAACGCACAAATGTTCATTGTGTTCTCTCTCCGCGCTATGCAAGCAGCAAACTTAGTTTTTTCAAGCAACAG GTCGTGGGAACCCTTTTCACACATCATCAGAAGTGCGTGATTCTTGACTCCCAAGGCTCAGGAGAAACTCGGAAAATAACTGCTTTTGTTGGTGGTCTAGATTTATGCGATGGTAGATATGACACACCTGAACACCGGCTCTTTCAAGATCTTGACACTATCTTTAAGGGTGATTTCCATAATCCTACATTTCCT ACTAACGCATATGGCCCAAGGCAACCATGGCATGATCAACACTGCAAAGTGGAGGGCCCTGCTGCATATGACATATTGACTAATTTTGAGCAAAGATGGAGAAAGGTTTCAAAATGGCGTGACTTCAAGGTAAGAAAGGTCAGTCCTTGGCAGGATGACGCCTTGATAAAGCTAGACCGTATTCCATCAATAGCATGTCCCTCTCTTGGTTCTGATGGAGACTCAGTTGTGCATGTTAGAGAAGAAAAAGACCCAGAGAATTGGCATGTGCAG GTTTTCCGGTCCATTGATTCTGGATCTGTAAAAGGATTTCCTAAGGATGTTAAGCAAGCTGCAGCTCAG AACCTTATCTGTGGAAAGAACTTGAAGGTAGACATGAGCGTCCACACAGCTTATATAAAAGCAATAAGATCGGCACAACactttatatatatagagaATCAGTATTTCATTGGATCTTCATATTATTGGCCATCCTACAAAAATGCAG GTGCTGATAACTTAGTCCCTATGGAGCTGGCCCTGAAAATTGCTGGAAAAATCCGTGCAAATGAGCGCTTTGCGGTGTATATAGTAATACCTATGTGGCCAGAGGGTGCGCCAACTAGCAATGCTGTGCaggaaatattatattttcag GGACAAACCGTGACCATGATGTACTCGATCATTGCAAAAGAACTACTAAAAGCAGGCCTTTCTGATCAATATCATCCACAAGATTATTTGAACTTCTATTGCCTCGGTAAACGTGAGCCTCCAACTTCAGAAAGTTCAACTAAACTAAATCACCATAAGGATAACCGTGAACTG GCATTGGTGCAAAAGTTCCGCAGATTCATGGTATATGTTCATGCAAAAGGGATGATAGTGGATGATGAATATATTATAATGGGATCTGCTAACATTAACCAGAGATCCTTAGAAGGTTCAAGGGACACCGAGATAGCTATGGGTGCTTACCAGCCACATTATACATGGGCAGTAAAGAAATCCCACCCACATGGCCAG GTTTATGGTTACCGGATGTCTCTGTGGGCCGAGCAAATGGGAAAACTCGATGATAATTTCCAGGATCCAAAAAGCCTGGACTGTGTAAAACTTGTTAATGAGATTGCCAAAAGTAACTGGAAAGCCTATGTGGAGGATGAATACTGCGAATTGACGGGACACTTGATGCAGTATCCATATGAAATTGGAAGAGACGGGACGGTTAATCCAATCCCGGGCCATGAAACGTTTCCTGATGTTGGTGGTAAAGTTCTTGGAGCCTCAACCAACCTTCCTGATGTTCTAACAACTTAA
- the LOC105762842 gene encoding uncharacterized protein At4g06598 isoform X2: MANSKGSTNIRDSIYAGKHALLPPKCPFPTVSQPFTDYVSNNVIGLVQNPREGNTHHMRTSSESFLIEDQPSWLDDLLNEPDITPMRRGGHRRSSSDSFAYIDVSNARNLDYAAQEEYRYKNMISAPSWASLEFDYHSKTDAQLAAFYNDVNLVKQKNRPWDSSLNAVTHSSGLPSRRENSILQGSGSSCALKEVESAPSTASEKQDSAESSSLEAKVYSEKKDNSYAKSSSSDSDTKRAKQQFAQRSRVRKLQYIAELERNVQALQAEGSEVSAELEFLNQQNLILNMENKALKQRLESLAQEQLIKHLEHEVLEREIGRLRVLYQQQQQQQQQHQKQKPSSSSSSSHRPSSSRDLDSQFANLSLKHKDANSG; this comes from the exons ATGGCGAATTCCAAGGGATCAACAAACATAAGAGATTCGATATATGCTGGAAAGCATGCTTTACTTCCTCCAAAATGTCCCTTCCCTACAGTCTCCCAACCATTTACTGATTATGTCTCCAACAATGTAATTGGATTGGTTCAAAATCCTAGAGAGGGAAATACACACCACATGCGCACTTCTTCTGAAAGCTTTCTGATAGAGGATCAACCCTCTTGGCTTGATGATCTCCTTAATGAGCCAGATATTACTCCTATGCGCAGAGGAGGTCATCGACGTTCATCGAGTGACTCTTTTGCATACATTGATGTATCTAATGCTCGTAACCTTGATTATGCAGCGCAAGAGGAGTAcagatataaaaatatgatttctgCACCTTCTTGGGCATCTCTGGAATTTGATTATCACAGTAAAACAGATGCTCAGCTTGCTGCTTTTTACAATgatgtgaacttagtaaaacaAAAGAACAGGCCATGGGATTCATCTTTGAATGCTGTGACTCATTCAAGTGGGCTTCCTTCTCGTAGAGAAAATTCCATTCTTCAGGGTTCGGGATCATCATGTGctttaaaagaagtagagagTGCTCCATCAACAGCAAGTGAAAAACAAGATTCTGCTGAATCTTCCTCTCTTGAGGCAAAAGTTTATTCTGAGAAAAAAGATAATTCTTATGCTAAGTCTTCGTCATCTGACAGTGATACAAAACGTGCAAAGCA GCAGTTTGCTCAACGCTCAAGGGTGCGTAAACTTCAGTACATAGCTGAGCTGGAAAGAAATGTTCAGGCTTTGCAG GCAGAAGGATCTGAAGTTTCAGCTGAGCTTGAATTCCTCAACCAGCAGAATCTTATTCTTAACATGGAGAACAAAGCTCTTAAACAGCGTTTAGAGAGTTTAGCCCAGGAGCAGCTTATCAAACATC TTGAGCATGAAGTATTGGAGAGGGAGATTGGTAGGCTTCGAGTCTTGTaccagcagcagcagcagcagcagcaacaacaTCAAAAGCAGAagccatcatcatcatcatcatctagCCATCGGCCCTCCAGCAGTAGAGATCTTGATTCCCAATTTGCGAACCTCTCTCTGAAACACAAGGATGCCAATTCAG GCTAA
- the LOC105762844 gene encoding multiple organellar RNA editing factor 1, mitochondrial gives MALHPLRLRRTLTTLTTFHRNLSLPTPRVPSLTAPVSNSDLAPPPSSLPSSFSIFQSRWFRSSGGPLSSPRQYKLYKEGDEITEDTVLFEGCDYNHWLIVVDFPKDNKPPPEEMIRTYENICAQGLGISVEEAKKRIYACSTTTYQGFQVLMSEEESEKFNDVPGVVFVLPDSYIDPVNKEYGGDKYENGIITPRPPPIQYGRNQGGRFRQQNRNPDQPRYDRQGNTTPNQQGNVPYNQQGFVQGDGRNYRPPQNYPPQQNYRQQPPMNNRDYAPRGPDPSHQSSYNQGRQGSYNSQERREFVQGEQRNYMPPEQRDFRVDHRNYASSQGGNYGQGPSSGYGQNFGQGANPGYGQDFGQGANPDYTQNPGQGYERGANPGYGQSFRQGSNFGPGQNYGPGAAADSGQSYGQSANPGYGQTYPGHGGGQGFPQAEQRNVQGEATGSMGQQGR, from the exons ATGGCTCTACATCCGCTTCGCCTCCGTCGGACCCTAACCACTCTGACCACTTTCCACCGCAATCTCTCCCTTCCCACCCCCAGGGTTCCTTCACTTACAGCCCCCGTTTCCAATTCCGACCTTGCGCCACCTCCGTCATCCTTACCATCGTCTTTCTCCATCTTCCAATCTCGATGGTTCAGATCATCGGGGGGTCCCCTTTCATCACCGAGACAGTACAAGCTGTACAAGGAAGGGGATGAGATTACCGAAGATACGGTTCTATTCGAAGGTTGTGATTACAATCATTGGCTCATCGTCGTTGATTTCCCCAAAGATAATAAACCTCCTCCTGAAGAGATGATTCGTACTTACGAGAATATTTGTGCTCAAGGCCTCGGCATCAG CGTGGAAGAGGCCAAAAAAAGAATATATGCATGTAGCACAACTACTTATCAAGGTTTTCAGGTTTTAATGTCTGAAGAAGAGTCTGAAAAGTTTAATG ATGTACCTGGTGTTGTTTTTGTATTGCCAGATTCTTACATTGATCCAGTAAACAAGGAATATGGAG GAGACAAGTATGAGAATGGTATTATAACACCAAGGCCACCTCCTATTCAATATGGTAGAAACCAAGGCGGTAGGTTCCGTCAACAAAATAGAAACCCTGACCAACCAAGATATGATCGACAAGGAAATACCACTCCGAACCAGCAAGGGAATGTACCTTACAATCAGCAGGGTTTTGTGCAAGGGGATGGAAGGAACTATAGGCCTCCACAAAATTATCCACCTCAACAAAATTACAGGCAGCAGCCGCCAATGAATAACAGAGATTATGCTCCTAGAGGCCCTGATCCTTCGCATCAGAGCAGCTACAACCAAGGAAGGCAGGGAAGTTATAATTCCCAAGAACGAAGGGAATTCGTTCAAGGAGAGCAGAGGAATTATATGCCTCCTGAGCAAAGGGATTTCAGAGTAGATCATAGGAACTATGCATCCTCACAAGGTGGGAATTATGGGCAGGGACCAAGTTCTGGTTATGGACAAAATTTCGGACAGGGGGCAAATCCTGGCTATGGGCAGGATTTTGGGCAAGGGGCAAATCCTGACTATACCCAGAATCCTGGGCAAGGCTACGAGCGAGGTGCGAATCCTGGCTATGGACAGAGTTTTCGGCAAGGATCAAATTTCGGACCTGGTCAGAACTATGGCCCTGGAGCAGCTGCCGACTCTGGGCAGAGTTATGGACAGAGTGCAAATCCTGGGTATGGACAAACTTACCCAGGGCATGGAGGTGGTCAAGGATTCCCACAGGCAGAGCAGAGAAATGTGCAAGGAGAGGCAACTGGATCAATGGGGCAACAA GGAAGATAA